A part of Antennarius striatus isolate MH-2024 chromosome 21, ASM4005453v1, whole genome shotgun sequence genomic DNA contains:
- the LOC137588662 gene encoding SH3 and multiple ankyrin repeat domains protein 1-like → MLGNNKHFYPGQDDKDEEDEEEEEEQGGGNHHVEGGRDTENGGLEGPEEDEMTGGRQSWDGKGGEVMKPAAIVVGRQRADRPLRPVNHQPHHQGLDAHQKRRALMERSMTAVSPLEDTFLTMMVFRVGIPDIKQTRCLQFDLDSTVWSAKQQIICSLSESLWDVYNYGLFQPAGEGRDAKFLEEERPLRYHSQSFERGVPYLEFRYKTRVYKQTNLDEKALSKLSTKASLKKFMDYIQTGAIEKMAKVLDKGLDPNFHDPESGETPLSLAVQYGLPGEGIRVLVQGGAHLDFRNRDGLTPVHKAVRVHNHAGLLVLLSLGASPNYKDRCGLTPLYHTVLTGGDTSCCETLLYYRARLGTRNENGWDESHQSRDEEEFGMEEIHKACQNGFAQHLEHLLFYGADTSSQNASGNTALHICALYNKESCVRVLLYRGANKEAKNKHGQTPFQLAIMCGHFELGEIIKNHKDSDIVPFLESPKYVPRRKESSVTLPLPSLHAHPLLRANSDNTMSQSDPLAPPNKATTNPNPAQGQRRASIGVRSSSSPRSRTRSPSRGRGGQSDTEERHRQPRGRQGATSAGSGGGHMKRMYSAVPGRVYVVVHAHSANGERELSLSKGDKVKVLTVGEGGYWEGTVKGRTGWFPSDCVEEVAGKENRSETRSEKAKRKLFRNVTVGAYDGTDGPSDYIIKEKTVLLQKKDNEGFGFVLRGAKAQTPIEEFTPTPAFPALQYLESVDEGGVAWRAGLRMGDFLIEVNNQNVVKVGHRQVVNMIRQGGNNLMVKVVMVARNPELEDTTRKRAPQQTKRLTPPAIALRSKSMTSELEDMAASPWKKKAEYDSSQGPDKKRTVYQMALNKLDEILAAAQHTITSDNQGQRGHGGKRDRSKSIVPNVSIEQPYEQQPSVSMVQHGPGFGYNQAHFQPGHGQHAVMMRQKSIGVTEEERQYLHPPAIKLARSLSVPGPEEIPPPPNTSAPEPPLSAGPHPGRGPAMPIPPVSQAHYQLHSQPGHPTQIGWERGGPSGISQQVMVPTLRRQSEGPCAREPEVPRRGGGKMGGLRRGYSSATPPTSAKPKTQPASQHHPHMANRDQGGGVGRGAARRGGRGALMKQSKVEEGLRQHRGKGGASKEKSSIPIPTIIVKAPSTSSSGRSSQGSSVEAEPSHDTEDHTSAEASSDSPNASLPSPLTPSPPEPLTTTALPLSTVAAPVPSQQNLENLDYTSSFSRTFGGGGARRERERFRDMRRKSASFFLSSEEDIQGEAGGGAGDGEGTLGAKIQPLQGSQMEVPTPRLRPSKSIDEGMFSGDSYVHYSSSMPPAFGLPEYSSPVLDGQPKSAPSVYGTQPTTTFIHPLTGKVLDPSSPLGLALAARERALKDDRRTRREERHFGRQLSTVAAFPTPVQAPTASLFATPAQSAYTSPVSLHLSSPTATTSPASLSRPQSPRILRLGGGAGGGGGGGGERMEREKEGGPREGLRVRFSEDRTSQYPTQNYPQSHRERERDKAMYDCRSAPPIQPPPPPSQPAPRRPSFLQMDSTAPHTSYIPQYTVPTAQAQNHQAMEETRAEAGGGLGLMVLPPPAPSIDADDEFVFADPLPPPLQFANGKNERIQEFSRSYQHLSQITADAAPPPPPPLPPAKPSNTTQAFPQGGDSAASSLTSYDSEVANLTQSAQSPSYPSPQIFPPSSTTTTTTATLPSQSLHRPQPSSHAHPYYSSSNDSSTCDHTPGQDRGTAAIMTYATPTMAPSAAASTTTTSPSSSDYSTTTGGPKASLTTGGKASNHTQLPTIMPKSGDWQDAVVDSGIEELDSHSSSDHHLEMLGLSGMRGERGMFGGDDRGGAGERGGEQDTCTTYSGGQTFEVQGTKLANPVFPKMTHYKEVGGRGPPIALRRQNSTNPAPLQLQRQINQDDARFDGVLADEKRFKQSQSRMEDGFTSALAACLERPMDSRSVGWVEVGEHKLVGGRVQRDGMILEGRRLHSALSGVKASMINELSSKLQQMSGMKSMDDWSHTPKSPTMHRYSADFTDVFHSPPTGRSTSPLPTSSPQHCQILPPNLSATPSVSPSHHVPVQSNWTRSPSPQMPTSPVHSHPPHSPTYCPYPTSPKHRSKMRRQTFDFQCSPTKEMRSSVSRRRAPSPLIYSTEQPNPTPPRPSSLPILPSTPVYNNPFDFPGPLTPPSPGLPLGDTYKASTPPLFSPSGLTSPNPLLVSRSLSPTNFLSGASSPIHLPPSPSCLNYPHLTPPPPAKPFAVKPLPFWTKYDVADWLAYLNLGEHIERFIDNEIDGSHLPSLTKDDFLDLGVTRVGHRMNIERALKKLTDRRLSSPLHVTTSPQDTD, encoded by the exons ATGCTGGGAAATAACAAGCACTTTTATCCCGGTCAGGATGAcaaagatgaggaggatgaggaggaggaagaggagcagggaggaggaAACCATCATGTGGAAGGTGGACGTGACACAGAGAATGGAGGGTTAGAGGGTCCGGAGGAGGACGAAATGACGGGAGGACGACAATCTTGGGATGGGAAAGGTGGCGAGGTGATGAAACCAGCGGCCATTGTGGTTGGTAGACAGAGAGCAGACCGACCGCTGAGGCCAG TCAATCACCAGCCCCATCACCAGGGCCTGGATGCACATCAGAAGAGAAGGGCCCTCATGGAGCGCAGCATGACCGCCGTGTCTCCTCTGGAAGACACTTTCCTGACCATGATGGTGTTTCGTGTGGGAATTCCAGACATCAAACAAACA aGGTGTCTACAGTTTGACCTGGACAGCACGGTGTGGAGCGCCAAGCAGCAGATCATCTGCTCCCTCAGCGAGTCCCTGTGGGACGTCTACAACTACGGCCTCTTCCAGCCGGCTGGAGAAGGACGGGACGCCAAGTTCCTGGAGGAGGAGCGTCCACTAAGATATCACTCACAGTCCTTCGAGAGAGGGGTGCCTTACCTGGAG TTTAGGTACAAAACCAGAGTTTACAAGCAGACAAATCTGGATGAAAAGGCTCTCTCCAAACTCAGCACAAag GCCAGTCTGAAGAAGTTCATGGATTACATTCAGACCGGTGCGATAGAAAAAATGGCAAAAGTCCTTGATAAGGGCCTTGATCCAAACTTTCATGACCCTGAGAGTGGAG AGACCCCACTGTCGTTGGCTGTGCAGTATGGCCTCCCGGGGGAGGGGATCAGGGTGCTGGTTCAGGGTGGGGCTCATCTGGATTTCAGAAACAGAGATGGCTTGACGCCGGTGCACAAAGCTGTCCGGGTTCACAATCACGCTGGGCTGCTG GTTCTCCTGTCCCTCGGAGCGTCTCCGAACTACAAAGACCGCTGTGGCCTGACCCCGCTGTACCACACCGTACTGACAGGGGGCGACACTTCCTGCTGTGAGACCCTGCTGTACTACAGGGCAAGACTGGGGACAAGAAATGAGAATGGCTGGGACGAGTCCCATCAG tccagggatgaagaggagtttGGAATGGAAGAAATACACAAG GCGTGCCAGAACGGCTTCGCCCAACACTTGGAGCATCTGCTGTTTTACGGGGCAGATACCTCGTCTCAAAATGCCTCAGGGAATACTGCGCTACACATCTGTGCCCTGTACAATAAG GAGAGCTGCGTCCGCGTTCTTCTCTACAGGGGAGCAAATAAGGAGGCCAAGAACAAGCATGGCCAGACTCCTTTCCAG TTAGCTATAATGTGTGGTCACTTTGAACTCGGGGAAATCATCAAAAACCACAAAGATTCAGACATCG TGCCCTTTTTGGAATCACCGAAGTATGTTCCCAGGCGAAAAGAGAGCTCCGTCACCCTGCCTCTCCCCTCCCTTCATGCCCACCCTCTGCTGCGTGCTAATAGCGATAACACCATGTCCCAGTCTGACCCTCTAGCCCCACCCAACAAGGCTACAACCAATCCCAATCCAGCACAG GGCCAGCGCAGGGCTTCCATAGGCGTGAGAAGCTCCAGCAGCCCCAGAAGCCGAACTCGCTCCCCAtccagagggagaggaggccAAAGCGACACAGAGGAAAGGCATCGGCAGCCGAGAGGCCGACAGGG TGCAACGTCGGCAGGCAGCGGGGGAGGTCACATGAAGCGTATGTACAGTGCAGTGCCAGGGCGGGTCTACGTGGTCGTTCATGCACACTCTGCTAACGGAGAGCGAGAGCTCTCACTTAGTAAAGGGGACAAAGTTAAAG tgCTAACTGTAGGGGAGGGGGGATACTGGGAAGGAACGGTGAAGGGTCGAACTGGCTGGTTTCCTTCAGACTGTGTGGAAGAGGTGGCAGGCAAAGAAAATCGCTCAG AGACGCGTAGTGAGAAAGCCAAGCGGAAGCTTTTCCGTAATGTCACAGTGGGAGCCTACGATGGCACTGATGGTCCCAG TGACTACATCATTAAGGAGAAGACAGTGCTCCTACAGAAGAAAGACAATGAGGGATTTGGCTTTGTGCTCAGGGGAGCCAAAG CTCAGACACCCATAGAGGAATTCACTCCAACGCCAGCGTTCCCTGCACTGCAGTACCTTGAGTCTGTCGATGAGGGGGGCGTGGCTTGGAGGGCGGGCTTGAGGATGGGGGACTTCCTCATTGAG GTCAACAACCAGAATGTGGTGAAGGTCGGTCACCGGCAGGTGGTCAATATGATCCGCCAGGGTGGCAACAACCTCATGGTAAAAGTCGTGATGGTTGCTCGAAACCCTGAACTGGAGGACACGACTCGGAAGAGAG CCCCGCAGCAGACTAAAAGACTAACTCCTCCTGCCATTGCCCTGCGCTCCAAGTCAATGACATCAGAGCTGGAAGACATGG CTGCCTCTCCATGGAAAAAGAAAGCAG aataCGACTCCTCTCAGGGTCCTGATAAGAAGAGGACAGTCTATCAGATGGCactaa ACAAACTGGATGAAATATTGGCTGCTGCCCAACATACTATTACATCAGACAACCAGGGCCAAAGGGGTCATGGAGGCAAGAGGGACCGGAGCAAAAGCATTGTTCCCAACGTCTCCATTGAG CAGCCCTATGAGCAACAGCCGTCAGTGAGTATGGTGCAGCACGGACCAGGTTTTGGCTACAACCAAGCTCATTTTCAACCAGGCCATGGCCAGCATGCAGTCATGATGCGTCAAAAATCTATTG GtgtcacagaggaagaaaggcaaTATCTTCACCCACCTGCTATAAAACTGGCTCGAAGCCTGTCAGTGCCAGGACCAGAGGAAattcccccacccccaaacacaTCTGCTCCAGAACCTCCTTTATCTGCAGGCCCTCATCCCGGTAGAGGGCCTGCTATGCCCATACCACCAGTGTCTCAAGCCCACTACCAGCTCCACTCGCAGCCAGGTCATCCCACTCAAATAGGCTGGGAAAGGGGGGGACCAAGTGGGATAAGTCAGCAAGTCATGGTCCCCACACTCCGCAGACAATCTGAAGGACCTTGCGCCAGGGAACCCGAGGTACCCAGGAGAGGTGGCGGCAAAATGGGAGGGTTAAGGAGAGGCTACAGCAGCGCTACACCACCAACAAGTGCAAAGCCTAAGAcacaaccagcctcacaacacCACCCACATATGGCCAACCGGGATCAGGGTGGAGGGGTTGGAAGGGGCGCAGCCAGGAGAGGTGGTCGAGGAGCTCTGATGAAGCAGTCAAAAGTGGAAGAAGGACTAAGACAGCACAGAGGAAAAGGAGGTGCATCCAAGGAGAAGAGCTCCATCCCAATCCCCACCATTATTGTCAAAGCACCATCCACCAGCAGTAGTGGCAGAAGCAGTCAGGGTAGCAGCGTGGAAGCTGAGCCCTCTCATGATACAGAAGACCACACCTCAGCAGAAGCTAGCTCAGATAGCCCCAATGCCAGCTTACCctcacccctcaccccctcacctcctGAGCCCCTTACAACTACTGCTTTGCCTTTATCAACTGTTGCCGCTCCTGTTCCCTCACAGCAAAATCTGGAAAACTTGGATTACACGTCATCATTTAGTAGGACctttggaggaggaggggcacGCAGGGAGAGAGAGCGTTTCCGAGATATGAGGAGAAAAAgtgcttctttctttctttcatctgaAGAGGACATCCAAGGAGAAGCAGGAGGGGGAGCAGGAGATGGAGAAGGGACACTAGGAGCAAAAATTCAGCCTTTACAGGGCTCACAAATGGAAGTACCCACCCCTCGTCTAAGGCCTTCCAAGTCTATAGATGAGGGCATGTTTTCTGGAGACAGTTATGTCCACTATTCTAGCAGTATGCCTCCAGCATTTGGCCTGCCTGAATATTCTTCCCCTGTCCTGGATGGTCAACCAAAATCAGCTCCCTCAGTGTATGGCACCCAGCCTACAACTACTTTCATCCATCCACTTACAGGTAAAGTTTTAGACCCCTCGTCTCCACTTGGTTTGGCCTTAGCTGCAAGAGAAAGGGCCCTAAAAGATGATCGCAGGACTCGCAGAGAGGAAAGACACTTTGGTCGGCAGCTGTCTACTGTAGCAGCATTCCCAACTCCAGTTCAGGCCCCAACAGCGTCCCTTTTTGCAACCCCTGCACAGTCAGCCTACACTTCCCCAGTGTCCCTCCACCTCAGCTCCCCCACTGCAACCACCTCACCTGCATCTTTGAGTCGACCACAGTCACCACGGATATTGCGTTTgggtggaggagcaggaggaggaggaggaggaggaggagagaggatggaaagagaaaaagagggaggACCCAGGGAGGGTCTTAGAGTTCGTTTCTCAGAGgacagaaccagtcagtatccgACCCAGAATTACCCACAGAGCcacagggagagggagagggacaAAGCAATGTATGATTGCAGATCTGCTCCACCCATacagcctcctccacctccatctcaaCCTGCTCCCCGTAGACCTTCTTTCCTCCAGATGGACAGCACTGCTCCTCACACCAGCTACATCCCTCAGTACACTGTCCCAACAGCCCAGGCACAGAACCATCAAGCTATGGAAGAAACACGAGCAGAGGCAGGTGGAGGTTTAGGATTGATGGTTCTCCCACCACCAGCTCCCTCAATAGATGCAGACGATGAGTTTGTTTTTGCGGATCCCTTGCCCCCGCCTTTACAATTTGCTAACGGAAAGAATGAGCGAATCCAGGAGTTTTCTCGGTCATATCAACACCTGAGTCAAATCACTGCCGATGCTGCtccacctcccccaccccctcttCCACCTGCAAAGCCCAGTAATACAACCCAAGCCTTCCCACAAGGTGGTGACTCTGCTGCCTCCAGCCTTACCTCTTACGACAGTGAGGTGGCCAATCTTACGCAATCAGCCCAATCTCCATCTTATCCATCACCACAGATATTTCCCCCTTCCtccacaaccaccaccactactGCAACGTTACCTTCCCAATCACTACACAGACCCCAGCCCTCATCACATGCCCACCCTTATTACAGCAGCTCTAATGACTCCTCGACATGTGATCACACACCAGGTCAGGACAGAGGCACAGCTGCCATCATGACCTATGCTACGCCAACCATGGCACCATCTGCTGCAGCTTCCACCACCACAACCTCACCATCATCCTCTGACTACAGCACAACCACTGGTGGACCCAAGGCTAGCCTCACCACAGGGGGTAAGGCTTCTAATCACACTCAACTCCCTACTATTATGCCCAAGAGTGGAGACTGGCAAGATGCTGTGGTGGATTCTGGGATAGAGGAGCtggacagtcacagcagtagtGATCACCATTTAGAAATGCTAGGACTCAgtgggatgagaggagaaagaggaatgTTTGGAGGAGATGAccgtggaggagcaggagagagaggaggtgaaCAGGATACATGCACAACCTACTCAGGTGGGCAAACATTTGAGGTGCAAGGCACCAAACTGGCAAACCCTGTGTTTCCAAAGATGACTCACTAcaaggaggtgggagggaggggcCCTCCTATAGCTCTCCGTAGGCAGAACAGCACCAACCCTGCTCCTTTGCAGTTGCAGAGACAGATTAACCAGGATGATGCCAGGTTTGATGGCGTTCTTGCAGATGAAAAGAGATTCAAGCAAAGTCAATCTAGAATGGAGGATGGCTTTACGTCTGCTCTGGCTGCCTGCTTAGAGAGGCCCATGGACTCACGGTCAGTGGGGTGGGTTGAGGTTGGGGAGCATAAGCTAGTTGGGGGCCGTGTGCAGAGAGACGGCATGATTTTAGAAGGCCGCAGACTTCATTCTGCACTTTCAGGTGTGAAAGCAAGCATGATCAATGAATTGAGCTCTAAGCTGCAACAGATGAGTGGCATGAAGAGTATGGATGACTGGAGCCATACTCCAAAGTCTCCCACCATGCACAG GTATTCGGCTGATTTCACTGATGTATTTCACAGCCCACCTACTGGCCGGTCCACCTCACCATTGCCTACCTCCTCCCCACAGCATTGTCAGATCCTACCACCAAATCTATCAGCTACCccttctgtctctccatctcatCATGTCCCAGTTCAGTCTAACTGGACACGCTCCCCATCTCCACAGATGCCTACTTCCCCAGTCCATTCACATCCACCACATTCCCCGACCTACTGTCCCTACCCAACTTCACCAAAGCACAGGTCCAAAATGCGCCGACAGACTTTTGATTTTCAGTGTAGTCCCACCAAGGAGATGCGGTCTTCAGTGTCTCGACGCCGGGCTCCCAGTCCCCTCATTTACAGCACTGAACAACCAAACCCAACCCCTCCCAGACCTTCTTCTCTTCCCATCCTTCCTAGTACACCTGTCTACAacaacccttttgacttccctGGGCCACTTACTCCTCCATCACCTGGCCTTCCCTTAGGAGATACCTACAAGGCTTCAACTCCTCCACTATTCTCCCCATCTGGTTTAACAAGTCCAAACCCCCTCCTTGTCTCCCGTTCTCTCTCCCCCACCAATTTTCTCTCTGGTGCATCCTCACCCATACATTTGCCACCAAGCCCATCTTGCCTCAACTATCCCCATCTCACCCCTCCTCCACCAGCCAAACCCTTTGCGGTCAAACCTCTGCCCTTCTGGACCAAGTATGACGTGGCAGACTGGCTAGCTTATCTAAACCTGGGGGAACACATAGAACGTTTTATAGACAATGAGATAGATGGGTCACATCTACCCTCGCTCACCAAGGATGACTTCTTGGATCTTGGAGTGACTCGTGTGGGACACCGAATGAATATCGAGAGGGCGCTGAAGAAACTTACTGACAG GCGGCTCTCCTCTCCTTTGCATGTCACAACTTCTCCCCAAGACACAGATTGA